GCACTGTTTGGTAAAGTAAATCCGGCCGAAGAATCAAACACTTTACCCTTAATTCCTTTTTGCAACAGCCAGCTGCCCAAGTAAATCGACGGCTAGTACAACTTTTCATAATACTCCCGCGCCATTCTATCTGAGTTGAATTCGACGCTGACATCGTTCATACTGTTTAATACCATTTGCCGCCATTTATCCTGGCCGTTGTAGTAGGTGGGTATTACCTCGCGTTCCAGCTTCTCCATCAGGTTGTCGCAATCCTGTTTGTTGATATCCTCTCCCTTCGCGACGGGCAGCAAAAATGAATTTTCACCGTCTTTCGAAAATTCGCAGATCCAGCCGTCAAATGTAGACAGGTTCAGGGAAGCATTCATAGCGGCCGTCATCCCGCTTGTGCCGGAAGCTTCGCGGGTTACGACGGGATTATTTAACCAAACATCGGAACCATCTTTCAACAGTTTGGACAATGCCAGTTCATAGCCCGTCAGCACCGCCATATTAGGAAAAAGGTGACTGAGGTAAAATAAATGATTGAATGTATTTACAGCGCCTTCGTCTTTCGGGTAAGGCTTCCCTGCCCAGATCACCTGTACCGGCTGCCCGGTATTTTGCATCATACGTGTAAACCGTTGCAGGTCCCAGACCAGCATGTCAGGCCTTTTGTAAGCCGCAAAACGCCTCGCCCACACGATCGTAAGCACATTTGGGTCAAATATTTTCCCGCACTGATCCGCTACCGTTTTAAAGAGAACAGTTTTTAATTCCTTTTTACGGGCTGCTATCCGGTCGGTGTCTTTAGTAAGACGTGCCTCTTCCAGCTCTTTATCAACCCAATAGGTATTGTTTTGCGCATTGGTGATGTGATCAATCGGCGCAATCTTCGGATGCGCTTTCCACATTTCACGGGAGACTTCGCCGTGCAGTTTGGAAACACCATTCGCTTTTCGGCTCAAGCTTAACGCGGCCAGTGAATGATTGAAGATATTATCCTTTACGCCGCTGATCTTACGAACGGTTTCAAGATCCAGTCCTGAGAAAAAACCCAACTTTTCCAGGAAATGTATCTCATGTTTTTCATTGCCGGCCTCTTCCGGTGTGTGTGTCGTGAATACCACCCGCTTTTTCACGTCGGCTACTTTTTTATATTTTTTATACAAACTGAATATAGCCGAAACTGCGTGCGCCTCGTTGAAATGATACACTTCGGGTTCATATCCAAGCGCTTCCAAAAGCTTTGCGCCGCCCATTCCCAAAACCATGCACTGCGCCACTTTATAGGTCACATCCGCATCGTATAGCGAATAACTGATCGCCCTGGTAGTTTCGTCATTTCCATCCGTATCGGTTGTGAGCAGGAAAAGCGGAGCCGATTTAAATACTTCCGGATCGAGGTAATAGGCAGCTACCCAAACTTGTTTCCCCAGAATCGGGAGCTGAAACCGGATCGTAGTATCTTTCAAAAACGAATACATCTTCTCCCGGAATTCCGGTTGCATACTTCCGTCTTTTTTTCGTCCCTGGTCATAATACCCGTATTTCCACAACATTCCGACACCGATCAGGTTTTGTTTCAATGCATACACACTGCGCATATGCGAGCCTGCCAGGAAACCGAGTCCGCCGGAATAGATTTTCAACGCCTGGTCGACGGCGAATTCCATGGAAAAATAGGCTACTGACTTTTTAAATTTTGGGTCCGGTGTAAATGGATGCTTGTAAGGAAGTGAAAATGTGGATTGTGACATCAGAAGGTGTTTTGGTTGAAAAACGAAAAGCCTAAGCTTCTGCTGTGATCAGGCTACAAAATTGTGCCATGAATATAGGAAACGCATTCCTAAAATCCGTCTTTCCATTTCCGGGCGATGTCCATTGCCGTTTTCAGCATGTGCGGCTGCCACTGATCAATATGCCAGTCGCTGTTTTTTAGATCAGAAGCATTCAGCATACCACGAGCGTGATCGAGGTTAGATGCATTCTCTAAAATGGCAGACAATTGCATTTGCTGCTTTGCAAGTAAAAGATCCTCTACCGGTTTGCTATGGAGCGGAAATGTAGCAGGCGGAAGAAACGAATTGACTGGAACAGGCGGAAAATTCTCTTCAAAAGACTTCACAATATGACTCATTTGAAGAAAATCCTGTTGAAAAAGATATTGTTTCTCTCCTGAATCCAGTGCAGTACCCAGCTGCTCCATCACTACAAATTTCAGGTTCGGGCATTGAAGTAATGCTTTTTCAAGATATTTAAAAACCACCTCCGGAACTGCTTCGTCATGGGTATCCCTTCTTACGGGCCTATTCGCCGTTCCGTTGTCCCAGCTGCCGCCCGAAATATGGATTTCCCGGACGCGTTCCAAAGGATAGCAGGAAAGCATTTGTTCAAAGTGGATATTGAAATTGTGGCACTGGCAGTACAAATTGTGCAGGTCGAGGATAATGAAACCGTTGACACTTTCTACTAATTGATTGAGAAAGTCCCCATGCCGCCTGACCTCCTCGTAGGAATAAGAGAATGCCAAATTTTCCAGGCCTACCGGACAATTACAGGCATCCTGGATCCGCGCCAGTCGGTCTTGCCCGATCGCGAGCGTCGATTGATTAAAGGGAATACCAAGCGGCGCGCCTTTGTGAAAATCTGCGC
This Dyadobacter sp. UC 10 DNA region includes the following protein-coding sequences:
- the glgP gene encoding alpha-glucan family phosphorylase, which gives rise to MSQSTFSLPYKHPFTPDPKFKKSVAYFSMEFAVDQALKIYSGGLGFLAGSHMRSVYALKQNLIGVGMLWKYGYYDQGRKKDGSMQPEFREKMYSFLKDTTIRFQLPILGKQVWVAAYYLDPEVFKSAPLFLLTTDTDGNDETTRAISYSLYDADVTYKVAQCMVLGMGGAKLLEALGYEPEVYHFNEAHAVSAIFSLYKKYKKVADVKKRVVFTTHTPEEAGNEKHEIHFLEKLGFFSGLDLETVRKISGVKDNIFNHSLAALSLSRKANGVSKLHGEVSREMWKAHPKIAPIDHITNAQNNTYWVDKELEEARLTKDTDRIAARKKELKTVLFKTVADQCGKIFDPNVLTIVWARRFAAYKRPDMLVWDLQRFTRMMQNTGQPVQVIWAGKPYPKDEGAVNTFNHLFYLSHLFPNMAVLTGYELALSKLLKDGSDVWLNNPVVTREASGTSGMTAAMNASLNLSTFDGWICEFSKDGENSFLLPVAKGEDINKQDCDNLMEKLEREVIPTYYNGQDKWRQMVLNSMNDVSVEFNSDRMAREYYEKLY
- a CDS encoding multinuclear nonheme iron-dependent oxidase; this encodes MSRIFSAIACNLDVHILQAAFPLFEMEMVEAIEWSFDSLFKVGTIPDWFIELVKEFSDHNRLIGHGVYFSLFSGKWSQDQQNWLDQLRKLSGEFRFDHVSEHFGFMTGADFHKGAPLGIPFNQSTLAIGQDRLARIQDACNCPVGLENLAFSYSYEEVRRHGDFLNQLVESVNGFIILDLHNLYCQCHNFNIHFEQMLSCYPLERVREIHISGGSWDNGTANRPVRRDTHDEAVPEVVFKYLEKALLQCPNLKFVVMEQLGTALDSGEKQYLFQQDFLQMSHIVKSFEENFPPVPVNSFLPPATFPLHSKPVEDLLLAKQQMQLSAILENASNLDHARGMLNASDLKNSDWHIDQWQPHMLKTAMDIARKWKDGF